From Coffea arabica cultivar ET-39 chromosome 10e, Coffea Arabica ET-39 HiFi, whole genome shotgun sequence, one genomic window encodes:
- the LOC113712380 gene encoding transcription initiation factor IIA subunit 2-like, with product MATFELYRRSTIGMCLTETLDEMVSNGILSPELAIQVLVQFDKSMTEALESQVKSKVSIKGHLHTYRFCDNVWTFILQDAHFKSDECQETVSRVKIVACDSKLLTQ from the exons ATGGCGACGTTCGAGCTGTATCGGAGGTCGACGATCGGGATGTGCTTGACGGAGACGCTTGATGAGATGGTCTCTAACGGCATCCTCAGCCCCGAGCTCGCTATTCAAGTTCTGGTTCAATTTGATAAG TCAATGACTGAAGCTCTTGAATCTCAAGTGAAGAGCAAAGTTTCAATTAAG GGACATCTCCACACCTATAGATTCTGTGACAATGTTTGGACTTTCATCTTACAAGATGCTCATTTCAAGAGTGATGAATGTCAAGAGACTGTCAGCCGTGTTAAGATAGTGGCATGTGACTCGAAGCTGCTCACACAGTGA
- the LOC113710999 gene encoding uncharacterized protein isoform X1: MPKSIFFSPEIFPFLVACIKVKKTDESVLVLQKEPTSTLNEPMAATGVQLHIEADHAVIDNGIVKVTLSNPGGLLRGIEYGGIDNVLELNNQDLNGGFWDLNWSEAGSPGTRGKFDTIEGTSLKVIVQTEDQVELSFTRIWSPSVKGDQAPLSIDKRFVVLRGFSGFYSYAIFEHLKDLPGFNLNTTRIAFMLRKDKFHYIAITDNRQRFMPLPDDRLPPRGQQLAYPEAVLLVDPIEPEFKGQVDDKYQYSLENKDNRVHGWICFDPPVGFWQITPSNEFRTGGPPKQDLTSHVNPTTLAIFVTSHYAGEDLIVKFEDGEVWKKVFGPVCIYLNSAPKGAEAQDLWDNAKEQMNKEVQSWPYTFPASEDFPKTDQRGTVRGNLLVQDRCVNKEAMPAAGAYVGLAPPGNAGSWQRENKGYQFWTTVDQSGSFAISHIRPGDYNLYAWVPGFIGDYKHDAAIGISPGSDIDVGELVYEPPRDGPTLWEIGIPDRSAAEFYVPDPNPKYINPLYVNHPDKFRQYGLWERYAELYPEKDLVYTVDVSDYKKDWFFAQVNRKVGEGTYKSTTWQIKFKIDNVDQTETYKLRIALASAHNSDLQVRVNDEMANPPLFSSGVIGTDNAIARHGIHGLYWLFNIDIPGSELLGGDNTIFLTQAKSSSPFQGIMYDYIRLEGPSSLNP, translated from the exons ATGCccaaatcaatttttttcaGCCCTGAAATTTTCCCATTCCTAGTTGCATGTATAAAGGTAAAAAAAACTGATGAATCTGTTTTGGTTTTACAGAAAGAGCCAACCAGCACCTTGAATGAGCCTATGGCTGCCACAGGAGTTCAGTTGCATATTGAAGCTGatcat GCTGTCATAGATAATGGTATAGTAAAAGTCACGTTATCAAATCCTGGGGGACTCTTGAGAGGAATAGAGTATGGTGGAATTGACAACGTGTTGGAACTTAACAACCAAGATTTGAATGGAGG GTTCTGGGATCTCAACTGGAGTGAAGCAGGAAGCCCAGGCACCAGGGGTAAATTTGATAC GATAGAAGGAACAAGTTTAAAGGTTATAGTGCAAACAGAGGATCAGGTTGAGCTCTCATTCACAAGAATCTGGAGCCCTTCAGTGAAAGGAGATCAGGCTCCTTTATCTATAGACAAAAG GTTTGTCGTGCTTCGCGGTTTCTCTGGTTTTTACTCCTATGCCATATTTGAACACTTAAAGGACCTGCCTGGTTTCAATCTCAACACAACCAGGATTGCCTTCATGCTTAGGAAAGACAA GTTTCACTACATTGCCATAACTGATAACAGGCAAAGATTCATGCCACTTCCTGATGACAGGCTACCACCAAGAGGACAACAATTGGCCTACCCAGAAGCTGTGCTTCTTGTTGATCCAATAGAGCCAGAATTCAAAGGACAG GTGGATGACAAGTATCAATACTCACTTGAGAACAAAGATAATCGAGTTCATGGATGGATATGTTTTGATCCACCTGTTGGCTTCTGGCAAATTACTCCCAGCAATGAGTTTCGAACTGGAGGACCACCCAAACAAGACCTAACCTCCCATGTCAATCCAACCACCCTAGCT ATATTTGTGACTTCACATTATGCTGGGGAAGATCTTATTGTAAAATTTGAAGACGGAGAGGTGTGGAAGAAAGTCTTTGGACCTGTTTGTATATATCTTAATTCTGCGCCAAAGGGAGCAGAAGCACAAGATCTGTGGGACAATGCCAAAGAACAG ATGAACAAAGAAGTCCAGTCATGGCCTTACACATTCCCAGCCTCCGAAGATTTCCCTAAGACTGATCAGAGGGGAACAGTTAGGGGTAATTTGCTAGTCCAAGACAG GTGTGTTAATAAGGAAGCTATGCCAGCAGCAGGCGCATATGTTGGGTTAGCACCCCCTGGAAATGCCGGGTCCTGGCAGAGGGAGAACAAG GGCTATCAATTTTGGACAACAGTCGACCAAAGTGGCTCATTTGCCATTAGCCACATACGTCCTGGTGACTATAACCTTTATGCTTGGGTGCCTGGATTTATTGGAGACTATAAGCATGATGCTGCAATCGGCATATCACCAG GGTCCGACATTGATGTTGGTGAGCTTGTTTATGAGCCTCCAAGAGATGGTCCTACATTGTGGGAGATCGGCATTCCTGATCGCTCTGCTGCAGAATTTTATGTTCCtgatccaaatccaaagtataTCAATCCACTTTATGTTAATCATCCAGATAA GTTCAGGCAGTACGGATTATGGGAGAGATATGCAGAACTATACCCTGAAAAAGACTTGGTCTACACTGTCGATGTCAGTGACTATAAGAAAGACTGGTTCTTTGCTCAAGTTAACAG GAAAGTAGGTGAGGGCACCTATAAGAGCACAACTTGGCAAATCAAGTTCAAGATCGATAATGTTGATCAAACTGAAACCTATAAGTTGAGGATAGCACTTGCATCTGCACACAATTCTGACTTGCAG GTTCGGGTCAATGATGAAATGGCAAATCCACCTTTGTTTTCAAGTGGAGTAATTGGTACAGACAATGCGATAGCAAGGCATGGAATTCATGGCCTATATTGGCTGTTCAATATTGACATACCAGGTTCTGAACTCTTAGGGGGGGATAATACTATTTTTTTGACACAAGCAAAAAGCAGCAGTCCTTTCCAGGGAATTATGTATGACTACATTCGTTTGGAAGGACCCTCATCATTGAATCCCTAA
- the LOC113712398 gene encoding uncharacterized protein codes for MAAAVQLRIQDDQVVLTNGILQLTLTNPGGNLIEIQYCGIDNLLELSNPNLKGGFWDLNWSEAGSAGTRGKFDTIEGTTFRVVVETDEQVELSFTRMWDPSLQGDHAPLSIDKRFMLFRGCSGFYSYAIYERNEDMPAFNLNETRIAFMLNIQKFRYMAISDDRQRYMPLPDDRLPPRGEELAFPEAVRLVDPIEPEFKGEVDDKYEYSCENKDNQVHGFICLEPPVGFWQITPSNEFRTGGPTKQDLTSHVNPTTLAMFVSTHYGGTDLVVKFGEGEPWKKVFGPVFIYLNSASDENEAFKLWNDAKRQMNQEVESWPYGFPASEDFPKADQRGIVSGNLLVQDRYTSEELIVADGAYVGLAPPGEIGSFQKECKGYQFWTRADSQGYFSINNVSPATYNLYAWVPGFIGDYRSESTITITAGCEVELGDLVFEPPRDGPTLWEIGIPDRSAAEFYFPDPNPLYINKLYINLPADRFRQYGLWERYADLYPDGDLVYTVGTSDYRKDWFYAHVNRKIGENIFQSTTWQVNFEVDNVVQTGTYKLRIALCSATYSELQVRVNDPDANPPHFTSGLIGSDNAIARHGVHGLYWLFNIDIPESHLRQGYNVIYLTQAKNDTALHGIMYDYIRMECPEPDTIPMK; via the exons ATGGCTGCAGCGGTTCAACTGCGTATTCAAGATGATCAA GTGGTGTTAACTAATGGAATACTCCAACTCACTCTAACAAATCCAGGGGGGAATCTCATTGAAATCCAGTATTGTGGAATTGACAATTTGCTTGAGCTTAGTAATCCAAACTTGAAAGGAGG ATTCTGGGACCTGAACTGGAGTGAAGCTGGAAGTGCAGGGACAAGAGGAAAATTTGATAC AATTGAAGGAACCACTTTCAGAGTTGTGGTTGAAACCGATGAACAAGTGGAGCTTTCTTTCACAAGGATGTGGGATCCTTCACTTCAGGGTGATCATGCCCCATTAAGCATAGATAAAAG GTTCATGTTGTTTCGTGGTTGCTCAGGCTTCTACTCTTATGCCATTTATGAACGCAATGAGGATATGCCTGCATTCAACCTCAACGAGACCAGGATTGCTTTCATGCTCAATATACAAAA GTTTCGTTACATGGCTATATCAGATGACAGGCAAAGGTACATGCCCCTTCCTGATGATAGATTACCTCCAAGGGGTGAAGAACTTGCTTTTCCGGAAGCTGTCAGACTTGTTGATCCTATCGAACCAGAATTTAAAGGAGAA GTCGATGACAAGTACGAGTACTCATGTGAGAACAAAGATAATCAAGTGCATGGATTTATTTGCCTTGAACCACCAGTAGGATTCTGGCAAATTACTCCAAGCAATGAGTTCAGGACTGGAGGGCCAACCAAGCAGGACCTCACCTCTCATGTCAACCCAACCACCCTTGCT ATGTTTGTTAGCACTCATTATGGAGGAACTGATTTGGTGGTCAAATTTGGCGAAGGCGAGCCGTGGAAGAAAGTTTTTGGTCCTGTTTTCATCTATCTCAACTCCGCATCAGATGAAAATGAGGCATTTAAACTGTGGAATGATGCCAAACGACAG ATGAACCAAGAAGTTGAAAGCTGGCCGTATGGTTTCCCAGCTTCAGAAGATTTTCCAAAAGCTGATCAACGAGGTATTGTAAGTGGCAACCTACTGGTGCAAGACAG GTACACAAGTGAGGAGCTCATAGTAGCAGATGGTGCCTATGTGGGGTTGGCTCCTCCCGGAGAGATTGGGTCATTTCAAAAAGAATGCAAG GGCTACCAATTCTGGACAAGAGCTGATAGCCAAGGCTATTTCTCAATCAACAATGTCTCCCCCGCTACATATAATCTCTACGCTTGGGTTCCGGGCTTTATTGGAGATTATCGAAGTGAATCCACAATAACCATTACTGCAG GCTGTGAGGTAGAGCTGGGAGATCTTGTATTTGAACCACCAAGAGACGGGCCAACATTGTGGGAAATTGGCATCCCTGATCGTTCTGCCGCAGAGTTCTATTTTCCTGATCCTAATCCATTGTACATCAATAAGTTGTACATAAATCTTCCAGCAGACAG GTTTAGGCAATATGGCTTGTGGGAGAGATATGCAGACCTATATCCTGATGGAGATTTGGTATACACAGTTGGCACCAGTGATTACCGAAAAGACTGGTTTTATGCTCATGTAAACAG AAAAATAGGTGAGAATATCTTTCAATCAACAACATGGCAAGTAAACTTTGAAGTTGACAATGTTGTTCAAACTGGAACTTACAAACTGAGAATTGCACTCTGCTCAGCTACCTATTCTGAGTTGCAG GTGAGGGTTAATGATCCAGATGCAAATCCACCCCATTTCACCAGTGGATTAATAGGAAGTGATAATGCGATTGCAAGACATGGGGTCCATGGGCTATATTGGCTGTTTAACATCGACATACCGGAATCTCACCTCCGGCAAGGCTACAATGTCATATACCTCACACAAGCAAAAAATGACACTGCTCTCCATGGGATTATGTATGACTATATCCGCATGGAGTGTCCTGAACCAGACACTATTCCCATGAAATAA
- the LOC113710999 gene encoding uncharacterized protein isoform X2, with translation MPKSIFFSPEIFPFLVACIKVKKTDESVLVLQKEPTSTLNEPMAATGVQLHIEADHAVIDNGIVKVTLSNPGGLLRGIEYGGIDNVLELNNQDLNGGFWDLNWSEAGSPGTRGKFDTIEGTSLKVIVQTEDQVELSFTRIWSPSVKGDQAPLSIDKRFVVLRGFSGFYSYAIFEHLKDLPGFNLNTTRIAFMLRKDKFHYIAITDNRQRFMPLPDDRLPPRGQQLAYPEAVLLVDPIEPEFKGQVDDKYQYSLENKDNRVHGWICFDPPVGFWQITPSNEFRTGGPPKQDLTSHVNPTTLAIFVTSHYAGEDLIVKFEDGEVWKKVFGPVCIYLNSAPKGAEAQDLWDNAKEQSWPYTFPASEDFPKTDQRGTVRGNLLVQDRCVNKEAMPAAGAYVGLAPPGNAGSWQRENKGYQFWTTVDQSGSFAISHIRPGDYNLYAWVPGFIGDYKHDAAIGISPGSDIDVGELVYEPPRDGPTLWEIGIPDRSAAEFYVPDPNPKYINPLYVNHPDKFRQYGLWERYAELYPEKDLVYTVDVSDYKKDWFFAQVNRKVGEGTYKSTTWQIKFKIDNVDQTETYKLRIALASAHNSDLQVRVNDEMANPPLFSSGVIGTDNAIARHGIHGLYWLFNIDIPGSELLGGDNTIFLTQAKSSSPFQGIMYDYIRLEGPSSLNP, from the exons ATGCccaaatcaatttttttcaGCCCTGAAATTTTCCCATTCCTAGTTGCATGTATAAAGGTAAAAAAAACTGATGAATCTGTTTTGGTTTTACAGAAAGAGCCAACCAGCACCTTGAATGAGCCTATGGCTGCCACAGGAGTTCAGTTGCATATTGAAGCTGatcat GCTGTCATAGATAATGGTATAGTAAAAGTCACGTTATCAAATCCTGGGGGACTCTTGAGAGGAATAGAGTATGGTGGAATTGACAACGTGTTGGAACTTAACAACCAAGATTTGAATGGAGG GTTCTGGGATCTCAACTGGAGTGAAGCAGGAAGCCCAGGCACCAGGGGTAAATTTGATAC GATAGAAGGAACAAGTTTAAAGGTTATAGTGCAAACAGAGGATCAGGTTGAGCTCTCATTCACAAGAATCTGGAGCCCTTCAGTGAAAGGAGATCAGGCTCCTTTATCTATAGACAAAAG GTTTGTCGTGCTTCGCGGTTTCTCTGGTTTTTACTCCTATGCCATATTTGAACACTTAAAGGACCTGCCTGGTTTCAATCTCAACACAACCAGGATTGCCTTCATGCTTAGGAAAGACAA GTTTCACTACATTGCCATAACTGATAACAGGCAAAGATTCATGCCACTTCCTGATGACAGGCTACCACCAAGAGGACAACAATTGGCCTACCCAGAAGCTGTGCTTCTTGTTGATCCAATAGAGCCAGAATTCAAAGGACAG GTGGATGACAAGTATCAATACTCACTTGAGAACAAAGATAATCGAGTTCATGGATGGATATGTTTTGATCCACCTGTTGGCTTCTGGCAAATTACTCCCAGCAATGAGTTTCGAACTGGAGGACCACCCAAACAAGACCTAACCTCCCATGTCAATCCAACCACCCTAGCT ATATTTGTGACTTCACATTATGCTGGGGAAGATCTTATTGTAAAATTTGAAGACGGAGAGGTGTGGAAGAAAGTCTTTGGACCTGTTTGTATATATCTTAATTCTGCGCCAAAGGGAGCAGAAGCACAAGATCTGTGGGACAATGCCAAAGAACAG TCATGGCCTTACACATTCCCAGCCTCCGAAGATTTCCCTAAGACTGATCAGAGGGGAACAGTTAGGGGTAATTTGCTAGTCCAAGACAG GTGTGTTAATAAGGAAGCTATGCCAGCAGCAGGCGCATATGTTGGGTTAGCACCCCCTGGAAATGCCGGGTCCTGGCAGAGGGAGAACAAG GGCTATCAATTTTGGACAACAGTCGACCAAAGTGGCTCATTTGCCATTAGCCACATACGTCCTGGTGACTATAACCTTTATGCTTGGGTGCCTGGATTTATTGGAGACTATAAGCATGATGCTGCAATCGGCATATCACCAG GGTCCGACATTGATGTTGGTGAGCTTGTTTATGAGCCTCCAAGAGATGGTCCTACATTGTGGGAGATCGGCATTCCTGATCGCTCTGCTGCAGAATTTTATGTTCCtgatccaaatccaaagtataTCAATCCACTTTATGTTAATCATCCAGATAA GTTCAGGCAGTACGGATTATGGGAGAGATATGCAGAACTATACCCTGAAAAAGACTTGGTCTACACTGTCGATGTCAGTGACTATAAGAAAGACTGGTTCTTTGCTCAAGTTAACAG GAAAGTAGGTGAGGGCACCTATAAGAGCACAACTTGGCAAATCAAGTTCAAGATCGATAATGTTGATCAAACTGAAACCTATAAGTTGAGGATAGCACTTGCATCTGCACACAATTCTGACTTGCAG GTTCGGGTCAATGATGAAATGGCAAATCCACCTTTGTTTTCAAGTGGAGTAATTGGTACAGACAATGCGATAGCAAGGCATGGAATTCATGGCCTATATTGGCTGTTCAATATTGACATACCAGGTTCTGAACTCTTAGGGGGGGATAATACTATTTTTTTGACACAAGCAAAAAGCAGCAGTCCTTTCCAGGGAATTATGTATGACTACATTCGTTTGGAAGGACCCTCATCATTGAATCCCTAA